The following coding sequences lie in one Thalassoglobus polymorphus genomic window:
- a CDS encoding DUF1549 domain-containing protein: MRDSSPHQTASVSICVQLRLLRIAIISFVFCSCGLGSLGQKTACADDNIKRAQEKFFEQHVRPLLVESCFECHNDENQKGGLRLDSIAHALAGGESGPAIDPHKPDDSLLMEAVRYESYEMPPSGKLSDEKIAILEKWISMGAPWPGQSRKPATKNLAEKITAEDRQFWSFQPLANPKPPEVENEKWVRNEIDRFIARKLQEQNISPSEEASRKTLLRRLSFDLTGLPPTPEQLDKFLADASPQAYEKLVDEFLASPRYGEHWARFWLDLVRYAESDGFRKDDYRPDAWRYRDYVINSFNEDKPFDQFTREQIAGDEIAPHDPEALTATGFLRHGIYEYNQRDAKTQWQDMLNDITDTVGDTFLGMGMGCARCHDHKFDPILQKDYFRLQAFFANIALKNDRPLATREELKAYEAQLAKWKAASAEARENLELLEAPKRKQLADSIIQMFPEDIQEMVAKPYSERTSYENQICELVNLQVVDRYATISSKFKGEAKKEWEARKAELAKFDHLKPKPLPTGLSVTDYGVVAPPVFIPSKERLGEIAPGFLTIFDPKVAHIEPVAPNVQSTGRRTALANWLTRENHPLTTRVIVNRIWKEHFGSGIVDSPSDFGHLGELPTHPELLDWLATQFVENGWSLKWLHREIVLSATYRQSAIRTDLDAEKIDPTNRLLWKSNVRRLKAEEIRDAQLVATGKIDWKAGGPGESASSSRRRSIYTKVLRNKQDPLLAAFDFPDRMTSSPTRNTTTSPSQSLLLINGKWTLSRASELAKRVHANHSSSLESQLREAFQIVLSRSPNEDELQKLVDYLDQSEKADDEKINQVTPQISTQVLEVSDEKEKPPVQTTDQSNLPSEHFTFSTTLLLRSIFKNASVRTIASQWNGSSGQPGWALGVTSTKSAYKPRNLILQLVGKNAAGKRHYEVIASNIHLELNHPYSVTVSVDMTNPKEEGVLFVVKDLISNEVQTSHAAHSVIKPESNPHPFMLGGRATLKQHKWDGWLDEVQLLNVALSADQITDSNYSPTDNTVVGRWNFDRQELPIQDDVHQRMLVVERNSDDPPNALIDICHILLNSNEFIYID, encoded by the coding sequence ATGCGCGATTCTTCCCCTCATCAAACTGCCAGCGTATCCATTTGCGTGCAACTTCGCCTGTTGCGTATCGCGATAATCAGCTTCGTTTTTTGTAGCTGCGGACTTGGCAGCCTTGGACAGAAAACAGCTTGCGCTGACGACAACATCAAACGCGCACAGGAAAAATTCTTCGAACAGCATGTCCGTCCATTGCTCGTTGAAAGCTGCTTTGAGTGTCATAACGACGAGAACCAAAAAGGTGGCTTGAGGCTCGACTCGATCGCTCATGCCCTCGCTGGCGGGGAGAGCGGGCCTGCAATTGATCCGCACAAGCCGGATGACAGCCTGCTGATGGAAGCTGTCCGCTATGAGTCCTATGAAATGCCCCCCAGCGGAAAACTGTCCGACGAGAAAATCGCCATACTCGAAAAGTGGATTTCAATGGGGGCTCCCTGGCCGGGCCAAAGCCGGAAGCCAGCGACCAAAAACCTGGCTGAGAAAATCACCGCCGAAGATCGACAATTCTGGTCTTTCCAACCCTTGGCAAATCCAAAGCCGCCAGAAGTTGAAAATGAAAAATGGGTCCGCAACGAAATTGATCGATTCATTGCCAGAAAACTTCAAGAACAAAACATTTCGCCCAGCGAAGAAGCAAGCCGCAAGACTTTACTCCGACGCTTGTCCTTTGACCTCACCGGTCTTCCTCCCACGCCTGAACAACTCGACAAATTTCTCGCCGATGCATCGCCGCAGGCCTACGAAAAGCTCGTCGACGAATTTTTAGCATCTCCTCGATATGGAGAGCACTGGGCACGATTTTGGTTGGACTTGGTCCGTTACGCGGAGTCGGATGGTTTTCGCAAAGATGATTACCGCCCTGACGCGTGGAGATATCGGGACTATGTGATCAACTCATTCAATGAAGACAAGCCGTTTGATCAATTCACGCGTGAGCAAATCGCTGGAGATGAAATCGCCCCGCACGATCCGGAAGCACTCACTGCGACCGGGTTCCTGAGACACGGAATCTACGAATACAATCAGCGTGATGCCAAAACACAATGGCAGGACATGCTCAACGACATTACCGACACCGTTGGAGATACGTTCCTCGGGATGGGGATGGGCTGTGCGCGATGCCACGACCACAAGTTCGATCCAATCCTTCAGAAAGATTACTTCCGGCTGCAAGCTTTTTTCGCCAACATCGCATTGAAGAACGATCGCCCACTGGCCACGCGTGAAGAGCTGAAAGCCTACGAGGCACAACTCGCGAAGTGGAAGGCTGCCAGCGCCGAAGCTCGGGAAAATCTCGAACTGCTTGAAGCTCCAAAACGAAAACAGCTCGCAGATTCCATTATCCAAATGTTCCCGGAAGATATTCAGGAAATGGTTGCGAAACCGTATTCCGAACGCACATCTTATGAAAACCAGATTTGCGAACTCGTCAACCTGCAGGTCGTCGACAGATACGCCACCATCTCATCAAAGTTCAAAGGCGAAGCAAAGAAAGAATGGGAAGCTCGCAAAGCAGAACTTGCTAAATTTGATCACCTCAAGCCCAAGCCGCTCCCTACTGGCCTTTCAGTGACGGATTACGGCGTTGTTGCTCCTCCGGTCTTTATCCCCAGTAAAGAACGGCTGGGCGAAATCGCTCCCGGGTTCCTGACAATCTTCGATCCGAAAGTTGCACACATTGAACCCGTCGCCCCAAATGTGCAAAGCACCGGTCGCCGAACCGCACTCGCCAACTGGCTAACCCGCGAAAATCATCCGCTCACAACTCGGGTCATCGTCAACCGAATCTGGAAAGAACACTTCGGTTCCGGAATCGTCGATAGTCCCAGCGACTTTGGACACCTGGGGGAACTGCCGACACATCCAGAACTACTCGACTGGCTCGCCACGCAATTTGTTGAAAACGGTTGGAGTTTGAAGTGGCTGCACCGCGAAATCGTACTCTCTGCGACGTACCGACAATCGGCGATTCGCACTGATCTCGACGCAGAAAAAATCGACCCCACCAATCGCCTGCTTTGGAAGTCGAATGTCCGACGACTGAAGGCTGAAGAAATCCGTGATGCTCAATTGGTCGCAACCGGAAAAATCGACTGGAAAGCCGGAGGGCCAGGCGAATCGGCTTCTTCCTCCCGACGCCGATCCATCTACACAAAAGTTCTACGCAACAAGCAAGATCCTCTTTTGGCAGCCTTTGATTTTCCTGATCGAATGACGAGCAGTCCAACGAGAAACACCACGACTTCTCCTTCTCAGTCGCTCCTGTTGATTAACGGAAAATGGACGCTCAGTCGTGCCAGCGAACTTGCTAAACGAGTCCACGCCAATCATTCATCAAGTCTCGAATCTCAATTGCGCGAAGCATTTCAAATCGTCCTCAGCCGAAGCCCGAATGAAGACGAATTACAAAAGCTTGTCGATTACCTCGATCAGTCAGAAAAAGCAGACGACGAAAAAATCAATCAAGTCACGCCGCAGATCAGCACTCAAGTGCTCGAAGTGAGCGACGAAAAAGAGAAGCCGCCAGTCCAGACAACTGACCAGTCGAATCTTCCCAGCGAACACTTCACTTTTTCCACCACGCTTCTCTTGCGTTCTATCTTTAAAAATGCATCAGTCCGAACAATTGCATCTCAATGGAACGGGAGTTCAGGACAACCCGGCTGGGCATTGGGAGTGACCAGCACAAAGTCTGCTTACAAGCCACGCAACCTGATCCTGCAACTCGTCGGGAAGAATGCAGCTGGAAAGCGGCACTATGAAGTCATCGCATCAAATATTCACCTCGAACTCAACCACCCTTATTCAGTGACGGTTTCCGTCGACATGACAAACCCCAAAGAAGAGGGAGTCCTCTTTGTTGTCAAGGATCTGATTTCAAACGAAGTCCAAACCTCTCACGCCGCTCATTCCGTGATCAAACCGGAAAGCAATCCGCATCCGTTCATGCTTGGTGGCAGAGCAACTCTGAAGCAACATAAATGGGATGGCTGGCTTGACGAGGTTCAACTTCTCAATGTTGCCCTTTCAGCTGATCAAATTACAGACAGCAACTACTCACCAACCGACAACACAGTCGTTGGGCGATGGAATTTTGATCGCCAGGAACTCCCCATTCAAGACGATGTCCACCAGAGAATGCTCGTCGTCGAAAGGAACTCCGATGATCCCCCAAACGCTTTAATCGACATCTGCCACATTCTGCTGAACTCCAACGAGTTCATCTACATTGATTAA
- a CDS encoding ion transporter, producing MTSLKLIVENSDTRLGRIFDLLIQALIVFSLVTFSIETLPNISPLTQKWIFWFECCTVILFTLEYLTRVYVADDKWKFITSFFGIVDLLAVLPFYLSLGVDLRSLRAFRLLRLFRIFKLVRYSRAIRRFHRALLISKEEIVIFLSATSILLFLASVGIYQFENKAQPEVFASIFHSMWWAVVTLTTVGYGDAYPITLGGRTFTFFLLFIGLGIVAVPAGLFASALTRAREMELEEHSMKSESARDGNAHKEE from the coding sequence ATGACTTCTCTCAAGCTGATTGTTGAAAACTCAGACACGCGTCTCGGAAGAATTTTCGATTTGCTGATCCAGGCTCTGATTGTTTTTTCTCTCGTTACATTCTCGATCGAAACACTTCCGAACATCAGTCCCCTGACTCAGAAATGGATCTTCTGGTTCGAGTGCTGCACAGTCATTCTCTTTACACTTGAGTATTTGACGAGAGTTTACGTGGCAGATGACAAATGGAAATTCATCACAAGTTTTTTTGGCATTGTTGACTTACTTGCGGTCCTTCCTTTTTATCTTTCGTTGGGAGTTGACCTTCGATCCTTACGAGCTTTCAGACTGCTGAGGCTGTTCCGGATTTTTAAACTCGTACGATACAGCCGCGCCATTCGGCGGTTTCATCGCGCTCTTCTGATCAGCAAAGAGGAGATCGTTATCTTTCTGTCCGCGACTTCGATTCTCTTGTTCCTGGCCTCTGTTGGCATCTATCAATTCGAAAACAAAGCGCAGCCGGAAGTTTTTGCGTCCATCTTTCACAGCATGTGGTGGGCGGTCGTCACTCTCACAACAGTCGGGTATGGAGATGCCTATCCGATCACGTTGGGTGGACGTACTTTCACGTTCTTTCTTCTGTTTATCGGGCTGGGAATTGTCGCTGTCCCAGCAGGTCTCTTCGCTTCCGCTCTCACCAGAGCACGTGAAATGGAGCTCGAAGAACATTCCATGAAGAGCGAAAGTGCCCGCGATGGGAATGCTCACAAAGAAGAGTAG